Proteins from one Monodelphis domestica isolate mMonDom1 chromosome 6, mMonDom1.pri, whole genome shotgun sequence genomic window:
- the LOC100028446 gene encoding olfactory receptor 14I1-like, whose protein sequence is MGNFSVITEFLLMEFSRVWELQVLHAVLFLLIYLATMMGNLLTIAAILIDPHLHSPMYFFLSNLSLLDICNISVTLPKFIINSLIGSQTITLLGCTAQVFFFLFFATTEFAVLVAMSYDRFVAICHPLHYGLIMMPSRCIWAAAGSWLSGLIYSAVHTGNMFRLPFSGSNVVHQFFCDIPHVLKVSSSGVYQTEFVLIIASLCFLLSCFAFLIASYVRIFSNVLKIPSVEGRYKAISTCSPQLMILILFLISIMIAVLGDTSDTSPIQNLFVAMVYAILPPLINPIIYSLRNKKVIAAMGKMLRKIFSLSMKYSSLKASKS, encoded by the coding sequence ATGGGCAACTTCTCAGTCATCACTGAATTCCTCCTCATGGAGTTTTCCAGAGTATGGGAGCTGCAGGTCTTACATGCTGTGTTGTTCCTGCTGATATACCTGGCTACCATGATGGGGAACCTTCTCACCATTGCTGCAATTCTTATTGACCCACACCTTCACTctcctatgtatttttttctgagcAACTTATCCTTGTTGGATATCTGCAACATCTCAGTCACCCTTCCTAAgttcatcataaattctttgaTTGGCAGTCAAACCATCACCCTCCTTGGCTGTACTGCTCAggtcttcttctttctcttctttgcaaCAACAGAGTTTGCTGTGTTAGTGGCCATGTCCTATGACCGCTTTGTGGCCATTTGCCACCCTCTACACTATGGCCTCATCATGATGCCATCCCGTTGTATTTGGGCAGCAGCTGGCTCATGGCTCAGTGGGCTGATTTATTCTGCTGTACACACTGGGAACATGTTTCGCCTGCCCTTCTCGGGCTCCAATGTGGTCCACCAATTTTTCTGTGATATCCCTCATGTCTTGAAAGTCTCATCCTCTGGTGTGTATCAGACAGAGTTTGTATTAATTATAGCAAGTTTATGTTTTTTGTTATcttgctttgcttttttaattgcATCCTATGTGCGCATCTTTTCCAATGTGCTCAAGATTCCTTCTGTGGAAGGTCGATACAAGGCCATTTCGACCTGCTCCCCTCAGTTGATGATCCTCatcttatttctcatttctataaTGATTGCAGTCCTCGGGGATACATCAGACACATCACCTATTCAAAACCTTTTTGTTGCAATGGTCTATGCAATATTGCCCCCATTGATAAACCCTATCATCTACAGCCTGAGGAACAAGAAGGTCATAGCTGCCATGGGCAAGATGCTCAGGAAGATTTTTTCCCTAAGCATGAAATATTCATCCTTGAAAGCATCAAAAAGCTAA